A genomic window from Synechococcus sp. CBW1107 includes:
- the ruvX gene encoding Holliday junction resolvase RuvX — protein MSRQPPPPRSVLALDVGRRRIGLAGCDPLGLTVTPLPPLARGDFPADLEQLRPLVARRRVQALVVGLPLDASQQPTPQARHCRRYGQRLAQALALPLAWVDEHGSTWEAGERRGLHGDRSGRLDSAAAALLLEQWLREGPEALPVSPATPTLDRPAGAETF, from the coding sequence TTGAGCCGACAGCCGCCGCCTCCCCGCTCCGTGCTGGCCCTCGATGTGGGCCGCCGGCGGATCGGCCTGGCCGGTTGCGACCCGCTCGGCCTGACCGTCACTCCCCTGCCCCCCCTGGCCAGAGGAGATTTCCCCGCCGACCTCGAGCAGCTGCGGCCCCTCGTGGCCCGGCGGCGTGTGCAGGCCCTGGTGGTGGGGCTGCCCCTCGACGCCAGCCAGCAGCCCACCCCCCAGGCCAGGCACTGCCGCCGCTACGGCCAGCGTCTGGCTCAGGCCCTGGCACTGCCCCTGGCCTGGGTGGATGAACACGGCAGCACCTGGGAGGCAGGCGAACGCCGAGGTCTCCACGGAGATCGCAGCGGCCGGCTCGACAGTGCCGCCGCGGCACTGCTGCTGGAGCAATGGCTGCGGGAAGGTCCCGAGGCCCTTCCGGTCAGCCCAGCGACACCGACGCTCGACCGGCCGGCCGGCGCTGAGACATTCTGA
- a CDS encoding F420-0:Gamma-glutamyl ligase — MPSLPPLLCALLLLALLFGLTLLWLELRHRLRPASPLRLSSGPWTTRWSNRGAVTLEGSFRIDNPHARMEVMVPELQLRPTILGRRDLSRLRVTTKVVADHPDEPSRPDGYWAAYIVKGHKSTQLRASVRISLPGGTSGPSPEERHTILEDLLDTLWLEVLWVNYGPFGRLERRQGFLAPVRHPEPLDPATAAWRDGDGCQVLPVPTHLLGVLDDPAEVLRRYAGPVLRPGDILTIGETPLAVIQGRYQHPSMVEPSCLSRLLCRVFHPTSSLATACGLQSLIDTVGPARVLCAWLAGSLMKLVGSKGGFYRLAGEQARLIDDITGTTPPYDQTIVLGPDQPERCCQELAQALGVPVAVVDVNDLGRVKVLASSAGCDEDLLRRALRPNPAGNANERTPLVLVRPA, encoded by the coding sequence TTGCCGTCCCTGCCTCCATTGCTCTGCGCGCTGCTGCTGCTTGCGCTGCTCTTCGGCCTCACCCTGCTCTGGCTGGAGTTGCGCCACCGCCTGAGGCCGGCCTCGCCCCTGCGCCTGAGTTCCGGCCCCTGGACCACCCGCTGGAGCAACCGGGGGGCGGTGACCCTGGAGGGCAGCTTCCGCATCGACAACCCCCATGCGCGCATGGAGGTGATGGTGCCCGAGCTGCAGCTGCGTCCCACCATCCTCGGCCGCAGGGATCTCTCACGCCTGCGGGTGACCACGAAGGTCGTCGCCGACCACCCCGACGAGCCGAGCCGGCCCGATGGCTACTGGGCTGCGTACATCGTCAAAGGGCACAAGAGCACCCAGCTCAGGGCGAGTGTGCGCATCAGCCTGCCCGGCGGCACGAGCGGACCGAGCCCCGAAGAGCGCCACACCATCCTGGAGGACCTGCTCGACACCCTCTGGCTGGAGGTGCTCTGGGTCAATTACGGACCGTTCGGTCGCCTCGAAAGGCGCCAGGGATTCCTGGCCCCTGTGCGCCATCCCGAACCGCTCGATCCGGCCACGGCTGCCTGGCGCGACGGCGACGGCTGCCAGGTGCTGCCGGTGCCCACTCACCTGCTGGGGGTGCTCGATGACCCCGCCGAGGTGCTGCGCCGCTACGCCGGGCCCGTCCTGCGTCCAGGCGACATCCTCACCATCGGCGAAACGCCCCTGGCGGTGATCCAGGGCCGTTACCAGCACCCGTCCATGGTGGAGCCCTCCTGCCTGTCCCGGCTGCTCTGCCGCGTCTTCCATCCCACCAGCAGCCTGGCCACGGCCTGCGGCCTGCAGAGCCTGATCGACACCGTGGGGCCGGCGCGGGTTCTCTGTGCCTGGCTGGCCGGCAGCCTGATGAAGCTGGTGGGCAGCAAAGGCGGCTTCTACCGCCTCGCCGGTGAGCAGGCCCGGCTGATCGACGACATCACCGGCACCACCCCTCCCTACGACCAGACCATCGTCCTCGGTCCCGATCAGCCCGAACGCTGCTGTCAGGAGCTTGCCCAGGCTCTTGGGGTGCCGGTGGCGGTGGTTGATGTCAACGATCTCGGACGGGTCAAGGTGCTCGCCTCCAGCGCCGGCTGCGACGAAGACCTGCTCAGGCGCGCCCTGCGTCCCAACCCGGCCGGCAACGCCAACGAACGCACACCCCTTGTGCTGGTCCGACCCGCCTGA
- a CDS encoding PhoH family protein has protein sequence MKKTFVLDTNVLLHDPLAITRFEDNTVVIPIEVVEEIDRFKRDSSERGRNARQTSRLLDELRGKGNLSEGVEINAEHHGLLKVVFCRSETLAQLPPELKSGNGDNNILAVALEQRLQDVMGNQPPVVLVTKDTNLRIKADAVGLIAQDYSTDKVAIADLYPGFSEWVVTAEQIDQLHQQGSLALDKLPPRLPPQPPLLANEGVTLVDALQPQHTLLARADAEARGLRPLQKVNRTKLGRVGSRNREQTFALDLLLDPAISLVTLVGKAGTGKTLLALAAGLHQVADDHLYDRLLVTRPVIPLGKDIGFLPGDLQEKMGPWMQPIIDNLDYLLGGEDAHSGSLRSSRGPRSNWSDLKGMGLLEVEAITYIRGRSIPRQYMVVDEAQNLTPHEVKTIVTRVGEGTKIVFTGDPYQIDNPYVDADSNGLTWLVERFKGQRLAGHVTLLKGERSPLAELAANLL, from the coding sequence ATGAAGAAGACCTTCGTTCTCGACACGAACGTGCTGCTGCACGATCCTCTGGCGATCACCCGCTTCGAAGACAACACGGTGGTGATCCCGATCGAGGTGGTCGAGGAGATCGACCGCTTCAAGCGCGATTCCTCCGAACGGGGCCGCAATGCCCGCCAGACCTCCCGCCTGCTCGATGAGCTGCGTGGCAAGGGCAACCTCTCGGAGGGGGTGGAGATCAACGCCGAGCACCACGGCCTGCTCAAGGTGGTGTTCTGCCGCAGCGAAACCCTCGCCCAGCTGCCACCGGAGCTGAAATCCGGCAACGGCGACAACAACATCCTGGCAGTGGCGCTGGAGCAGCGCCTCCAGGACGTGATGGGCAACCAGCCCCCCGTGGTGCTGGTCACCAAGGACACGAACCTCCGCATCAAGGCCGATGCGGTGGGCCTGATCGCCCAGGACTACAGCACCGACAAGGTGGCGATCGCCGACCTCTACCCGGGCTTCAGCGAATGGGTGGTGACGGCAGAACAGATCGATCAGCTGCACCAGCAGGGATCCCTGGCCCTGGACAAGCTGCCGCCCCGGTTGCCGCCCCAGCCACCGTTGCTGGCCAACGAAGGCGTGACCCTGGTGGATGCCCTGCAACCCCAGCACACCCTGCTGGCGCGGGCGGATGCGGAGGCCAGGGGCCTGCGGCCCCTCCAGAAAGTGAACAGAACCAAACTGGGCCGTGTCGGCTCGCGCAACCGCGAGCAGACCTTCGCTCTTGATCTGCTGCTGGATCCCGCCATCAGCCTGGTGACCCTGGTGGGCAAGGCCGGAACCGGCAAGACCCTGCTGGCCCTGGCCGCCGGGCTGCACCAGGTGGCCGATGATCACCTCTACGACCGGCTGCTGGTGACCCGGCCGGTGATTCCCCTGGGCAAGGACATCGGCTTCCTGCCCGGCGATCTGCAGGAGAAGATGGGTCCCTGGATGCAGCCGATCATCGACAACCTCGACTACCTCCTCGGTGGGGAGGATGCGCATTCCGGAAGCCTGCGCTCCAGCCGAGGTCCCCGCAGCAACTGGTCCGATCTCAAGGGCATGGGCCTGCTGGAGGTGGAGGCGATCACCTACATCCGCGGCCGCTCGATCCCGCGCCAGTACATGGTGGTGGATGAGGCGCAGAACCTCACGCCCCATGAGGTGAAGACGATCGTCACCCGGGTGGGAGAAGGGACCAAGATCGTGTTCACCGGCGACCCGTATCAGATCGACAATCCCTACGTGGATGCCGACAGCAACGGCCTCACCTGGCTGGTGGAACGCTTCAAGGGCCAGCGGCTGGCGGGCCATGTCACCCTGCTCAAGGGTGAGCGTTCCCCGCTGGCGGAGCTGGCGGCGAATCTGCTGTAG
- the proB gene encoding glutamate 5-kinase, giving the protein MTTQAPPTRRVIKVGTSLLRGTAQRDTEAVIAGLAASLSRRRQLGEAIALVTSGAVGLGCHALGFGERPEEVVALQAAAAVGQGRLMRLYETAFAEHGTSVAQVLLTRGDLASRRRYQNACRTLEQLLSWGVVPVVNENDTLATDELRFGDNDTLSALVAVAVGADELVLLTDVDRLYSGDPRSDASARPIEEVRDLLELERLSGVAKGGGRWGTGGMTTKLAAARIATSSGIAVRLADGRDPAVLEALLAGERLGTLFRPSPSPLPDRKGWLAHALLPKGDLLIDPGAERALIERGASLLAVGIRAVNGEFGRRDAVRLLSLEGREIGRGLSALSSAEVAQVLGLSSQAAKSALEHGAGDAVVHRDHLVLTAPAAARG; this is encoded by the coding sequence ATGACGACGCAGGCTCCCCCGACACGCCGGGTGATCAAGGTGGGCACGAGCCTGCTGCGCGGCACGGCCCAGCGGGACACCGAGGCGGTGATCGCCGGTCTGGCCGCCAGCCTCAGCCGGCGGCGCCAGCTGGGGGAGGCCATCGCCCTGGTCACCAGCGGTGCCGTGGGTCTGGGCTGCCATGCCCTCGGGTTCGGGGAGCGTCCCGAGGAGGTGGTGGCCCTTCAGGCCGCCGCCGCCGTGGGCCAGGGCCGGTTGATGCGGCTCTATGAAACGGCCTTCGCCGAGCACGGCACCTCCGTGGCCCAGGTGCTGCTCACCCGCGGCGACCTGGCCTCCCGCCGCCGCTACCAGAACGCCTGCCGCACCCTCGAGCAGCTGCTCAGCTGGGGCGTGGTGCCCGTGGTCAACGAGAACGACACCCTCGCCACCGACGAGCTGCGCTTCGGCGACAACGACACCCTCTCGGCTTTGGTGGCGGTGGCGGTCGGCGCCGATGAGCTGGTGCTGCTCACCGATGTGGATCGCCTCTATTCGGGTGATCCCCGCAGCGATGCCAGTGCCCGGCCGATCGAGGAAGTGCGCGATCTGCTGGAGCTGGAGCGCCTGAGCGGCGTGGCCAAGGGCGGCGGACGCTGGGGCACCGGCGGCATGACCACCAAGCTGGCCGCAGCCCGCATCGCCACCTCCAGCGGGATCGCCGTGCGCCTGGCCGATGGCCGCGATCCAGCGGTGCTCGAAGCCCTGCTGGCCGGAGAACGCCTCGGCACCCTCTTCCGCCCCAGCCCCAGCCCTCTGCCCGACCGCAAGGGCTGGCTGGCCCACGCCCTGCTGCCCAAGGGGGATCTGCTGATCGATCCCGGCGCCGAGCGGGCCCTGATCGAACGGGGAGCCTCCCTGCTGGCGGTGGGCATCCGCGCCGTCAACGGCGAGTTCGGACGCCGGGATGCCGTACGGCTGCTGTCGCTGGAGGGCCGGGAGATCGGCCGCGGCCTCTCGGCCCTCAGCAGCGCTGAGGTGGCCCAGGTGCTCGGACTGAGCAGCCAGGCGGCCAAGAGTGCTCTGGAGCACGGCGCCGGCGATGCCGTTGTCCACCGCGACCACCTGGTGCTCACCGCGCCGGCGGCGGCCCGGGGCTGA
- a CDS encoding YqeG family HAD IIIA-type phosphatase has translation MNLQQLLRPDWVLSTTLAQMPLENLLDRGIRALVLDVDRTLLPRRQAEMPPLMEAWLRQAKDRLRLHLFSNNPSRRRIGSVARQLDLPFTTSAGKPRRSALRRVLADLELPPEQVALAGDRLFTDVLVGNRLGLFTVLVKPVGPEGRPCQQDRLQRLEVGLARLVGAGWSR, from the coding sequence GTGAACCTCCAGCAGCTGTTGCGCCCTGACTGGGTCCTGAGCACCACCCTGGCCCAGATGCCCCTGGAGAACCTGCTGGATCGTGGGATCCGCGCCCTGGTGCTGGACGTGGACCGCACTCTGCTTCCCCGTCGCCAGGCCGAGATGCCCCCGCTGATGGAGGCGTGGCTGCGGCAGGCCAAGGATCGCCTGCGGCTGCACCTGTTCAGCAACAACCCCTCGCGGCGACGGATCGGCTCAGTGGCCCGACAGCTCGATCTGCCCTTCACCACCTCGGCGGGCAAGCCCCGCCGCAGTGCCCTGCGTCGCGTGCTGGCCGACCTCGAGCTTCCCCCCGAGCAGGTGGCCCTGGCCGGTGACCGTCTCTTCACCGATGTGCTGGTGGGCAACCGTCTCGGTCTGTTCACCGTGCTGGTGAAGCCCGTCGGTCCTGAAGGTCGGCCCTGTCAGCAGGATCGCCTGCAGCGGCTGGAGGTGGGTCTGGCACGGCTGGTGGGCGCCGGGTGGAGCCGATGA
- a CDS encoding DUF3727 domain-containing protein: protein MSAEGPSITGSGDVPTVLVRDGQNRQLLCFLEQLIPLDGHDYALLTPVDTPVCLVRIAEGDDEEDEVVEEVDAAESILTVADVVLQEHDLTLVRSAVTLTVSGELEEPDPDDLEDDLQGDGDGDEETDLYEMLIQFRAEGQEYGLYIPLDPFFVVARMQNNEAVLVEGEEFERVQPRIEAELEDRENIG, encoded by the coding sequence ATGAGTGCCGAAGGACCGTCGATCACTGGATCCGGTGACGTGCCCACGGTGCTCGTTCGTGATGGACAGAACCGCCAGCTGCTCTGCTTTCTTGAGCAACTGATCCCCCTCGACGGCCACGACTACGCCCTGCTCACGCCGGTGGACACCCCGGTGTGCCTGGTGCGCATCGCCGAGGGAGACGATGAGGAGGACGAGGTGGTCGAGGAGGTCGATGCCGCCGAATCGATCCTCACCGTGGCCGACGTGGTGCTGCAGGAGCATGACCTGACCCTGGTGCGCTCGGCGGTGACCCTCACCGTCAGCGGTGAACTGGAGGAACCGGACCCCGATGACCTGGAGGATGATCTCCAGGGCGATGGCGACGGCGACGAGGAGACCGACCTCTACGAGATGTTGATCCAGTTCCGCGCCGAAGGCCAGGAATACGGCCTCTACATCCCCCTCGATCCCTTCTTCGTCGTGGCCCGCATGCAGAACAACGAGGCGGTGCTGGTGGAAGGGGAGGAATTCGAGCGGGTGCAGCCGCGCATCGAGGCCGAACTCGAGGACCGGGAGAACATTGGGTGA
- the accD gene encoding acetyl-CoA carboxylase, carboxyltransferase subunit beta: MSLFDWFADRRKANPVVRATQEIEEGDGLWSKCPECGLVVYRKDLIGNASVCSGCSYHHRIDSDARIRVIADEGSFCAIDTELSPTDPLAFKDRRSYADRLRDTQQSTGLRDAVVTGHCLLEGLPLSLGVMDFRFMGGSMGSVVGEKLTRLIEQATERRQPLLIVCASGGARMQEGMLSLMQMAKISGALQRHRQQELLYMPLLTHPTTGGVTASFAMLGDLILAEPKALIGFAGRRVIEQTLREKLPEGFQTAEYLQEHGFVDLIVPRTRLRSTLASLLRLHGVTAPTTAPVAA, translated from the coding sequence GTGTCCCTGTTCGACTGGTTCGCCGATCGCCGCAAAGCCAATCCGGTGGTGCGCGCCACCCAGGAGATCGAAGAAGGGGATGGGCTCTGGAGCAAATGCCCGGAATGCGGACTCGTGGTGTACCGCAAGGATCTGATCGGCAACGCCAGCGTCTGCAGCGGCTGCTCCTACCACCACCGCATCGACAGTGACGCCCGCATCCGGGTGATCGCCGATGAAGGCAGCTTCTGCGCGATCGACACCGAGCTGTCCCCCACCGATCCACTCGCCTTCAAGGACCGTCGCAGCTACGCCGACCGCCTGCGCGACACCCAGCAGTCCACCGGCCTGCGCGATGCGGTGGTCACCGGCCACTGCCTCCTCGAGGGCCTGCCCCTCTCCCTGGGGGTGATGGATTTCCGCTTCATGGGCGGTTCGATGGGTTCGGTGGTGGGCGAGAAACTCACCCGTCTGATCGAGCAGGCGACCGAACGGCGCCAGCCTCTCCTGATCGTCTGCGCCTCCGGCGGTGCCCGCATGCAGGAAGGGATGCTCAGCCTGATGCAGATGGCCAAGATCTCCGGTGCCCTGCAGCGCCACCGCCAGCAGGAGCTCCTCTACATGCCCCTGCTCACCCATCCCACCACCGGCGGAGTGACCGCCAGCTTCGCGATGCTGGGCGACCTGATCCTTGCCGAACCCAAGGCCCTGATCGGCTTTGCCGGCAGGCGGGTGATCGAGCAGACCCTGCGCGAAAAACTCCCCGAAGGCTTCCAGACCGCCGAGTACCTCCAGGAGCATGGGTTCGTCGATCTGATCGTGCCGCGCACCCGCCTGCGCAGCACCCTCGCCAGTCTGCTGCGGCTGCACGGCGTCACGGCCCCCACAACGGCCCCGGTGGCGGCATGA
- a CDS encoding A24 family peptidase, producing the protein MPVEPDTAVDLLIPLLVALVGACVGSFANVVAWRLPRRESVVLPASHCPRCGMSLAWHQNLPVLGWLLLQGRCGNCRGRISPRYPLVELLCAGLWVAALQASPTALGDAPAWLLIGAGWLLISWLLPLVLIDCDHLWLPEPLCRWGLLLGLAVTLSAGLSQSGEIARALLFNHLLAACLGLLAFEGLSALAERLMGKPALGLGDAKLTALLGAWLGLTGLGLAVALAVCSGAAVGVLGRLSGRLGPAQPFPFGPFLAFGGVAVWLAGEGWWLQQWSRWGATL; encoded by the coding sequence ATGCCTGTGGAGCCCGACACGGCCGTCGACCTCCTGATTCCACTGCTGGTGGCCCTGGTCGGGGCCTGTGTCGGCAGCTTTGCCAACGTGGTGGCCTGGAGGCTGCCGCGGCGGGAGTCGGTCGTGCTGCCCGCCAGTCACTGCCCGCGCTGCGGCATGTCCCTGGCCTGGCATCAGAATCTGCCGGTGCTGGGCTGGCTGCTGCTGCAGGGCCGGTGCGGGAACTGCCGCGGCCGGATCTCCCCCCGCTACCCCCTGGTGGAACTGCTCTGCGCCGGCCTGTGGGTGGCCGCCCTTCAGGCCAGCCCCACCGCTCTTGGGGACGCCCCCGCCTGGCTGCTGATCGGCGCCGGCTGGCTGCTGATCAGCTGGCTGCTGCCTCTGGTGCTGATCGACTGCGACCACCTCTGGCTGCCGGAGCCCCTCTGCCGCTGGGGTCTGCTGCTGGGCCTGGCGGTCACCCTCAGCGCCGGGCTCAGCCAGTCGGGGGAGATCGCCCGGGCCCTGCTCTTCAATCACCTGCTCGCCGCCTGCCTGGGGCTGCTCGCCTTCGAGGGGCTCAGTGCCCTGGCCGAGCGGCTGATGGGCAAACCGGCCCTGGGGCTGGGCGACGCCAAGCTCACCGCCCTGCTGGGGGCCTGGCTCGGGCTCACGGGCCTGGGACTGGCCGTGGCCCTGGCGGTGTGCAGCGGTGCGGCCGTGGGGGTTCTCGGCCGGCTGAGCGGACGGCTCGGGCCGGCTCAGCCGTTTCCGTTCGGTCCCTTTCTCGCCTTCGGGGGCGTGGCGGTCTGGCTGGCTGGAGAGGGCTGGTGGCTGCAGCAGTGGAGTCGGTGGGGCGCCACCCTTTAA
- the leuB gene encoding 3-isopropylmalate dehydrogenase — translation MTSYRITLLAGDGIGPEITAVARRLLDAVSTRHGFSLIYDEQPIGGDAIDRSGVPLPESTLAACRSADSVLLAAIGSPRFDALPREQRPETGLLGLRSGLGLFANLRPVKIIPALIGASSLRPEVITGVDLLVVRELTGGIYFGTPKGRVETEGRVRAFNTMVYADDEIDRIARVAFQLASARSGRLCSVDKANVLDVSQLWRDRVEVIAAEFPRVELSHLYVDNAAMQLVRSPRQFDVLLTGNLFGDILSDEAAMLTGSIGMLPSASLGAEGPGLFEPVHGSAPDIAGADLANPMAMVLSAAMMLRVGLKQEAAASELEAAVDRVLSAGYRTGDLMAEGCTRLGCSAMGEQLLAEL, via the coding sequence ATGACCAGCTACCGGATCACCCTGCTCGCCGGCGACGGCATCGGACCGGAGATCACGGCGGTGGCGAGGCGCCTGCTCGATGCGGTGAGCACGCGCCATGGCTTCAGCCTCATCTACGACGAGCAACCCATCGGTGGCGACGCCATCGACCGCAGCGGCGTGCCCCTGCCGGAGAGCACCCTGGCGGCCTGCCGCAGCGCCGACTCCGTGCTGCTGGCGGCGATCGGCAGCCCCCGCTTCGATGCCCTGCCCCGGGAGCAGCGGCCCGAAACCGGCCTGCTGGGCCTGCGGTCAGGCCTGGGCCTGTTCGCCAACCTGCGCCCGGTGAAGATCATTCCGGCCCTGATCGGGGCCAGCAGCCTGCGGCCGGAAGTGATCACCGGCGTGGATCTGCTGGTGGTGCGCGAACTCACCGGCGGCATCTACTTCGGCACCCCCAAGGGACGGGTGGAGACCGAAGGCCGGGTGCGGGCCTTCAACACCATGGTCTACGCCGACGACGAGATCGACCGCATCGCCCGGGTGGCTTTCCAGTTGGCCAGCGCGCGGAGCGGCAGGCTCTGCAGCGTCGACAAGGCCAACGTGCTCGATGTCAGCCAGCTCTGGCGCGACCGGGTGGAGGTGATCGCGGCCGAGTTCCCCCGGGTGGAGCTCAGCCACCTCTACGTCGACAACGCGGCGATGCAGCTGGTGCGCTCCCCCCGCCAGTTCGATGTGCTGCTCACCGGCAACCTCTTCGGTGACATCCTCAGCGACGAGGCGGCGATGCTCACCGGCTCGATCGGCATGCTCCCCTCGGCGTCCCTCGGCGCTGAAGGTCCCGGGCTGTTCGAGCCGGTGCACGGCTCCGCCCCCGACATCGCCGGGGCCGACCTGGCCAACCCGATGGCGATGGTGCTCTCGGCCGCGATGATGCTGCGAGTGGGCCTGAAGCAGGAAGCGGCCGCCAGCGAGCTGGAAGCGGCCGTCGACCGGGTGCTCAGCGCCGGTTACCGCACGGGCGACCTGATGGCGGAGGGCTGCACCCGGCTGGGCTGCTCGGCCATGGGCGAGCAGCTGTTGGCGGAACTCTGA
- a CDS encoding phosphoribulokinase — MSKRHPVVAVTGSSGAGTSTVKRAFEHIFQREGIVPAVVEGDSFHRFERGPMKEQMAQAQAAGINFSHFGPEANLFDKLEELFQSYGETGGGQKRYYLHSVEEAAEHNARLGTHLDPGQFTPWEPIPSETDLLFYEGLHGGVVGDGYDVASLVDLLIGVVPIANLEWIQKISRDNAERGYSAETIVDTILRRMPDYINHICPQFSRTDINFQRVPTVDTSNPFICRNIPTPDESFVIIHFRKGAREKWGIDFSYLLRMINGSFMSSPTSIVVNGGKMGFAMELILTPIIHRLIEDKNKLA, encoded by the coding sequence ATGTCCAAGCGTCACCCGGTTGTAGCTGTCACCGGTTCCTCGGGCGCGGGGACCAGCACTGTCAAGCGTGCCTTCGAGCACATCTTCCAGAGGGAGGGGATCGTGCCGGCGGTTGTCGAGGGGGACAGCTTCCACCGCTTCGAGCGCGGCCCGATGAAGGAGCAGATGGCCCAGGCCCAGGCTGCCGGGATCAACTTCTCCCACTTCGGCCCCGAGGCCAACCTGTTCGACAAGCTCGAGGAGCTGTTCCAGTCGTACGGCGAAACCGGCGGCGGCCAGAAGCGCTACTACCTCCACTCCGTGGAGGAAGCCGCCGAGCACAACGCCCGTCTCGGCACGCACCTGGACCCCGGCCAGTTCACCCCGTGGGAACCGATTCCCTCAGAAACCGACCTGCTCTTCTACGAAGGTCTGCACGGCGGAGTGGTCGGTGACGGCTACGACGTGGCTTCCCTCGTGGATCTGCTGATCGGTGTGGTGCCGATCGCCAACCTGGAGTGGATCCAGAAGATCAGCCGCGACAACGCCGAGAGGGGGTATTCGGCCGAGACGATCGTGGACACGATCCTGCGCCGCATGCCCGACTACATCAACCACATCTGCCCGCAGTTCAGCCGTACGGACATCAACTTCCAGCGGGTGCCCACGGTGGACACCTCCAACCCGTTCATCTGTCGCAACATCCCCACCCCTGACGAAAGCTTCGTGATCATCCACTTCCGCAAGGGAGCCCGCGAGAAATGGGGCATCGATTTCTCCTATCTGCTGCGGATGATCAACGGCTCCTTCATGTCGAGTCCCACAAGCATCGTGGTCAACGGCGGCAAGATGGGCTTCGCCATGGAGCTGATCCTCACTCCGATCATCCACCGCCTGATCGAGGATAAGAACAAACTCGCTTGA
- the lpxD gene encoding UDP-3-O-(3-hydroxymyristoyl)glucosamine N-acyltransferase produces the protein MRFSTLLTHLSELSEASPRDLATDPELITAAAVDRAGAAELAFLEPGHSLAAALETCSAGALLLPTDAALQELASARGIAWVALKNPRLAFAEALEALHPPRRLPPGIHPSAVIAPGVGLGRGVHIGAHVVVGEGSVIGDDCTLHAGAVLYEDVQLAEGCEIHANAVLHPGSRLARGCVVHSTAVVGSEGFGFVPTASGWRKMPQTGLVVLEEGVEVGCGTTIDRPSVGETRIGAGTKIDNLVQIGHGVVTGRGCALASQVGIAGGATLGDGVILAGQVGVANRARIGDRAIASSKSGIHGEVAAGEVVSGYPAIPNRLWLRCSAAFNRLPEMAKALRQLQK, from the coding sequence ATGCGCTTCAGCACCTTGCTCACGCACCTGAGCGAGCTGAGCGAGGCCAGCCCCAGAGATCTGGCCACGGATCCCGAGCTGATCACGGCGGCCGCCGTCGACCGGGCCGGCGCGGCGGAGCTGGCCTTTCTCGAGCCGGGTCACAGCCTGGCCGCAGCCCTCGAAACCTGCTCGGCCGGCGCACTGCTCCTGCCGACCGATGCCGCCCTGCAGGAGCTCGCCAGCGCCCGGGGCATCGCCTGGGTGGCCCTGAAGAACCCACGGCTGGCCTTCGCCGAAGCCCTCGAGGCCCTGCACCCCCCCCGCCGCCTGCCGCCGGGCATCCACCCCAGCGCCGTGATCGCCCCGGGGGTGGGCCTGGGGCGAGGTGTTCACATCGGCGCCCATGTGGTGGTGGGAGAGGGCAGCGTGATCGGCGATGACTGCACCCTCCACGCCGGTGCCGTCCTCTACGAGGACGTGCAGCTGGCGGAGGGCTGTGAGATCCACGCCAATGCGGTCCTGCACCCCGGCAGCCGTCTGGCCCGCGGCTGCGTGGTGCACTCCACGGCGGTGGTGGGTTCGGAGGGGTTCGGGTTCGTGCCCACCGCCAGCGGCTGGCGCAAGATGCCGCAGACCGGCCTGGTGGTGCTGGAGGAGGGGGTGGAAGTGGGCTGCGGCACCACCATCGATCGCCCTTCGGTGGGGGAAACCCGCATCGGCGCCGGCACCAAGATCGACAACCTGGTCCAGATCGGCCACGGGGTGGTCACCGGCCGTGGCTGTGCCCTGGCCTCGCAGGTGGGCATCGCCGGCGGCGCCACCCTCGGCGATGGGGTGATCCTGGCCGGGCAGGTGGGTGTGGCCAACCGGGCCAGGATCGGGGATCGGGCCATCGCCTCCTCCAAGTCGGGGATCCACGGGGAGGTGGCCGCCGGCGAGGTGGTGAGCGGCTACCCGGCCATTCCCAACCGTCTGTGGCTGCGCTGCTCCGCCGCTTTCAACAGGTTGCCGGAGATGGCGAAGGCCCTGCGCCAGCTGCAGAAGTAG